The window catgacaATCCCTTTAAATCATGTCCCatcttaatttaaacaaaaagatatatgtgaaataaaataataagttcaacttaattacaaaaataatatcaaataaatatagaaaactTAATATGCaatcatataaattttttaaattgtttggaTCCTTTCCGTCATAGATCCCGTGCCGTTACTCTTCTAGCTCAGTTGATTCAATATTTCGTGAGATTGTTATAAACTCTAATATCGGAGTTCCTCCCCTCTTTGCATCCAAAAACTTCCTTTATCtcacattatattttttgaaaaaaaataacaaaaaatctttaaaatatcttACTATAAATGGTCATTTTCATTAGCCATTTAGAGAGAATAAAAACAGATGGCCACAATTTAAGTACAACACACTAACTAGGTGCGTAAATCAATAATCTTGAAAACTACTACCAAACTCTTCAACAGGTGGGGTCATATAGAAAAAActataaagaaaaaagtaaattttaacaaaCATAATTCTATAagttaactttaaaattaaaatctttatctatttttaaaaaaaatgacagtacCCACACCATACATCATTTGGATCAATTAGCGTCTAGGTATTACAAATCTATGGAAGCATCTTATGACCACGGCTGAGTACTAAAAGTCTcggtattaattttaattttctcatgTCAGCTTATTATCTCATTCGTAAGAACACAATCACAATATATCTCACTTCAATATATCTTTGCTACTACAGTAAATTGTAAACCCCTGACCTTAATCCTTCAATAATttgaggaaagacaatataaaaaTCTCACATGAatcaataaaaactaaaagaaatcaataaataacTAATGCATCCAATGCTTAAggactaacatttttttattttattactttcaggaactaaatatgaattttttttatcatcaaggACTAATATTCCTCAACTAAATTTCTCAATGACTAATTAGGATAATATTAAAACTTACCTCTTCCATTAATATATCATCAGAATATATACAAACGAAAGACTTGGCAAGAACTCAATGATATTGAATCAAATGACATTGATGCATAAAATATCCTTGAGTCATTCAAATGAATTGTGCAGAAGTCAAAGAATTGGGAGGAAAGTCCACCAGTAGCCCAGTACAACCACTGAAAGAGGACTATAATATAAGCCCGAACTACTCTAATCTATTTAACTACTTCCATGATAAATTCAGACAGAAAAGCTTCTAATTAGACCACTATTTAGACCTTAGTCCTGGAATTCACCTTTCTCAGCAGGTTTTTAATTTCAGAATCCAGTTTGGCTCTCATGCGGGGGGAAAGACTACTCCCTGAATTCTCCAAGGTTGATGTCATCATCTGCAAGTTCTGCTTAATGAACTGAAGGGAAGGAGGTGTCTCACCAGGCATTGCCATGGACCCAGTTGGTGGGGTAGGGGTGACACCAGGCACTGCCATCGACCCAGTTGGCTGGGTTGGCATCACGCCAGGTATTGTTATGGACCCAATTGGTTGGGTAGGGGTAACACCAGGCATTGCCATAGACATGGTTGGTCGAGTAGAGGTCATCAAACCAGGCATTGCCATAGACCCAGTTGGTTGAGCAGTGGTCACAAGTTGCTCCACAGGTGGACAGGCTGCAGAAAGATGATGGAGCTTGAAATCAACGAGAGTACAACCAAAGGCAAATTTGTTGTTCTGCTCTATACTATGAAATGCAACTGCAGCATCTGCACTTCTTACAAAAACAACTTGAGCACTACCATTGTCTCTTAACAACTGAGTTTCAGACGCCTTCAAGGGACCAAACCGGCAAAACGTTGTCATTAAATCTTCTTTTGATGGGATGTAAGCTACAGGGGCAAATTTTAGGAGAAGACAGGTTCCAAGTGATTCTCCATTGCTATCCGGTCTATTGCAAGAAGTAGTTTTGGTAGATCTTGAACATACAGATACGCTTCTTGACTGCTCCAATTTAAATTCAGGTGAAACGAAATGTACAGTATCAAATTCTGTGCTGATTGAATTGCATTCAGCACCAGTACCGTTCAAATCAGGTATCTCTACAGCAACTTTAGTATTGAGAGGCTTTTCTGCTGCCTTCTCTATGCTATTCTTCAGCCCTGTTTTCCCTATAGCAAGTTTAGTATTGAGAGGCTTTTCTGCTGGCTTCTCCATGCTATTATTCAACCCTTTTTTCTCTACAGCAAGTTTAGTATTAAGATGCACTCCTGCTGCTTTCCCCATGCTATTGAGAGGCACTCCAACAGCAGGTTTAGTATTGAGATGCACTCGTGTTGCTTTCCCCATGCTATTCTTCAACCATGTTTTATTTACCATGACAGTACCAACCTCAGCCTTAGTACTTACCAACAAGCTATGATCAGTAATACTCCCAACATGTCCTTCTTGGGAAACATGTGACTCCAGATTTGAAGCTAATAAAACCAGTTCTTCCTTATTTTGACTTCTATTTCTCTCAGGAATATCGACAGGTATAGGTGGGGATGTAAACTGCAAATCTATTACTAGTGAACTGCAGTTAAGCCTTTTTGCATCTGCATACTCTGAATTAATTTGAGCACTTTG of the Glycine max cultivar Williams 82 chromosome 13, Glycine_max_v4.0, whole genome shotgun sequence genome contains:
- the LOC100820046 gene encoding serine/threonine-protein kinase ATM; this encodes MDVVLTLGREDTNSVDETKMTEDTIVTEEAPEKLGGSGFDSRDRRKSKYLSYPYIGPKQKDLPAETDDLKTPCPSQKAGASSVTTNPLNGSSSYAKLGSKRFRNSWYKKFISCNTMSSHNKFMNSSAEELLSGLYSTAVDCMFPVGNKSFDLVERFFCRYRVSNYHDEAELATSQVNAKEEKLGKSVCNDLLDTKSKKRKNNKIENAVRRKRKSLSGLSDVNVSTSNSDSQKPGRKLKQKRKVEEVTSVHQPQNVEINLIGNSSKYSSTPQASQNLCCLASEGKAVHKQREKIEAQEHQSAQINSEYADAKRLNCSSLVIDLQFTSPPIPVDIPERNRSQNKEELVLLASNLESHVSQEGHVGSITDHSLLVSTKAEVGTVMVNKTWLKNSMGKATRVHLNTKPAVGVPLNSMGKAAGVHLNTKLAVEKKGLNNSMEKPAEKPLNTKLAIGKTGLKNSIEKAAEKPLNTKVAVEIPDLNGTGAECNSISTEFDTVHFVSPEFKLEQSRSVSVCSRSTKTTSCNRPDSNGESLGTCLLLKFAPVAYIPSKEDLMTTFCRFGPLKASETQLLRDNGSAQVVFVRSADAAVAFHSIEQNNKFAFGCTLVDFKLHHLSAACPPVEQLVTTAQPTGSMAMPGLMTSTRPTMSMAMPGVTPTQPIGSITIPGVMPTQPTGSMAVPGVTPTPPTGSMAMPGETPPSLQFIKQNLQMMTSTLENSGSSLSPRMRAKLDSEIKNLLRKVNSRTKV